Within Streptomyces roseirectus, the genomic segment TGCAGCGGCTCCATCCAGCGGTCGGTGGCGACGGCGACGAGGATGCCGCGTCCCCGGAAGGAGACCGGGCCGTCGACGGCACCGCCCTCGACGACGACGGTCAGCCGGCGGCCGGAGGTCCGCTCGACGCCGCCCCGCAGGTGCAGCGGCCGCTCCACCGGGGTGGGGTGGAGGTAGTCGATCTCCACGTGGACGGTCATGGTCGGGTTGTCGGCCGCGGCCATCCCGATCAGGGCCAGCGCCTCGTCGACCAGCGCGGCGAGGTAGCCGCCGTGGGCGATGTCGGGTGCGCCCGCGGCATGAGCGGGTACGGTGTGCTCGCCCGCGGCGTCGCCGTCCTGCCAGGTCATCCGCAGGCCGAGGCCCCGGTCGTTGCCGCTGCCGCAGCCGTAGCAGCCGGGGTAGTGCTCCAGCGCCGCCGTACTCATGGGGTGCGGTCCTCTCTGCTCACCCGGGTGTCCACCTCGGCCGGGCAGCCGCCGTCCGGGCCGTGGGTCGCGAGCGCCGGCCGGGGCGGTCCCGCGAGGGGGATGAGCCGGTTGCTGGTGGAGCCGTGGCAGAACTCCTCGAAGTCCGGCCGGTCGGTGCCGTCCAGGCGGGCGAAGGAGCACAGCCCGGGGTCCAGTGCTTTCTCCACCCCGTCCTCGTCGACGCACTCCAGCCGCCCGTGGTTGAGGAACGACATGACCCCGAGCAGGACGGTCCGCCGGGCCTGCGCCGGTATGCCGAGCCGACGGCACTCCTCCTCCATCAGCAGGCTGCCTCCCACGCAGTCGGCCGTGCCCAGTTGCCGCAGCCGTGCGGTGTCCGAGGCGAGTTCGAACGGGAGGGACTGGAAGCGGAAGTCCTCCACCAGCCACCGCATCAGTTCCCGCAGGCGACCGGAGAGCAGGGTCCGCCGGACCCCGGCGGTGGTGAGCCGCCAGGTGAGTTCGATCGGCCCCGGTGCGCCGGTGACCTCGAGCGAGGTGGCGGTGACCTCGGGCGGCGGATGCCCGGACAGTTGTCGCACGTGCCCGCCGTACGCCTCCGGGACCGGTTTGACCACGCGCCACCGGTCTTCGCCTGCGCAGCGCGCGGGGTCGCCGCAGCCGGCCCGCAGCCGCAGCGTCCAGTCCAGGGGCCGCAGCCAGGTCGCGGGGTCGGCGCGGGCCAGCCGGGTCACGAAGTGCGCGGCGTACTCGGGCAGCGAGCGGCGGGTGCCCGAGTACAGGCCGAGGTTGTAGATGTCGTGGCCGTCGAACCGCTCGGCTCCCTCCGGGCCTTCGCAGGGCAGTCCCTCGCGGATCAGCAGGTCCAGTGTCCGGTCGTCGCAGCGCAGTGTCGTCGACACGGTGGCCCGGCTCTGGTCGGCGCGGCGGTAGGGGGCCGGGACGGGGATCAGCGCGGCCAGCGAGTCCAGCCACAGCTGGTCGCTGCGCGGTGCCGTGGTCGTCATGACACCTCCACCCGGTCCGCCGCGTCCGGGGTGTACGCGATCACGTCGTCCGGTCGCTCCTCCCCCGTCAGGCGCTGCCACAGCAGTCTGCGGCGCGGTTTGCCGCTGGTGGTGCGGGCGATGGCGCCGGGCGGGCCGTGGAACAGCAGCCGGCGCACCTCCGCGCCGACGCAGGCGCGGAGCACCGCGGACACGGCGTCCCAGGGCACCTGTGTTCCGCCGTCGGCGTCCACGCGGCCCTCGATCAGCAGCACGGCGGTGTCGCCGGAGGCGTCGGTGCCGAGCAGGGCGGCGACCCGGTGCCGGGCCGGGTCGAGACAGTCGGCCACCCGCTCCTCGACGTCCTCGGCGAAGACGGTGCGGCCCCGGACCTTCAGGGCGTCGCCCATCCGGCCGACGACGAACAGTTCGCCGTCGCGGAGGAAGCCCGCGTCGCCGGTCCGCAGCCGGCCGTCCCCGTCCGTCACCGGGCGGATCCCGTCGCGGTGGCGCAAGCCGCTCGCCACACAGGGGCCGCTGACGGTGATCTCGCCGATCCGGCCCTCGGGCGCGTCGCGGCCGTCCTCGTCCAGGATCCGGATCTCGGCCCCGGCGAGCGGCGCG encodes:
- a CDS encoding hotdog domain-containing protein produces the protein MSTAALEHYPGCYGCGSGNDRGLGLRMTWQDGDAAGEHTVPAHAAGAPDIAHGGYLAALVDEALALIGMAAADNPTMTVHVEIDYLHPTPVERPLHLRGGVERTSGRRLTVVVEGGAVDGPVSFRGRGILVAVATDRWMEPLHRVYRPERIGSDVVLGLHLEDVPNGKWTIRATPHGLTGDRGWDADLTVVYRGPAAPWHDLSRRRRTLDEVAAHPDVRLDGDTTALRRLVDCLDFPKETR